A segment of the Streptomyces sp. ITFR-21 genome:
CCGGAGTCCGAGGTGGTCAGGCGGATCGCCGGCCGCCGCACCTGCCGCAACAACAGCGCGCACACCTTCCACGTGGAGTCCAGGAAGCCGAAGACGGACGGCGTCTGCGACGAGTGCGGCGGCGAGCTGTACCAGCGCTCCGACGACAGTGAGCAGACCGTCCGCAACCGGATCGAGGTCTACCACCGCGAGACCGAGCCGATCATCGAGTTCTACAAGCAGCAGGGCCTGGTCGTCACCATCTCGGCGCTCGGCCCGGTGCACGAGGTGACCCAGCGGGCGATGGACGCGCTGCGGCGCGACCAGGCGTAACCGGGGAGCGGCCGGTCCAGTACGACCGGTACGCCCGGTACGGACGAGGCGGCGGAACGCAGTACCGCACGGCATGAGGCCGTGGTGCCCTCAGGGGTGCCACGGCCTTATGGTTGACCAGGTGGGTACGGGCACGTACGGGTGTGCGTACGCGACAAAACGAGGAGGGCGTCGGCGGCGATGGTGGAGATCAAGACCCCGGAGCAGATCGCGAAGATGCGTGCCGCGGGCCTGGTCGTCGCGGCGGTCCACGACGCCACCAGGGCGGCCGCGGTGCCCGGCGCGAGCACCAGGGACCTGGACGAGATCGCCGCGAAGGTGATCGCCGACCACGGCGCCAAGCCCAACTTCCTCGGCTACGGGGGCTTCCCCGGCACCATCTGCACCTCGGTGAACGACGTGGTGGTGCACGGCATCCCGGACCGCACGACGGTGCTCAAGGACGGCGACGTCATCTCCGTCGACGCCGGCGCGATCGTCGACGGCTGGCACGGCGACGCGGCCTTCACCTGCTTCGTCGGCAGCGGCCACGCGCCCGAGCTGGTGGAGCTGAGCCGGGTCACCGAGGAGTCCATGTGGGCCGGCATCGCGGCCTTCCGCAAGGGCAACCGGCTGGAGGACATCTCCCGGGCCGTCGAGTCCTACATCCGCCGCCAGCCGCGCCCGTCGTCGGGGAAGTACGGGATCGTCGAGGACTACGGCGGCCACGGCATCGGCAGTGAGATGCACATGGACCCGCACCTGCTGAACTACGTCTCCAAAAAGCGCGGCCGCGGCATCAAGCTGGTCCCGGGCGTCTGCCTGGCCATCGAGCCCATGGTGACCCTCGGCTCGCCCGCCACCCACGTGATGGCCGACGAGTGGACGGTCAGGACCGTCGACGGCTCCAAGGCCGCCCACTGGGAGCACACCGCCGCCCTCACCGAGGCGGGCGTGATCGTGCTGACCGCCCCGGACGGCGGCAGGGCCAAGCTCGCGGAGTTCGGCGTCACGGTGGCCCCCGACCCGCTGGGCTGACCCGGGTCCGCCGGGCCGGCCGGGCCGGGCCGGCCCCCTGGCCCCGCTCCGCGGCCCGGCAGCGGACCCGCCGGGTTACCCCGGACGAGCGACCCGGGCGCCGCTTAGCGATCTTGTAGGGTGGGCATACATGCCTGATTCGTCTTTCGGGAACCCGTGACGTAGACTCATACGTCGGCTCTCGCGTGTCCTCAGGCATGTCCCGGAGCCGCCCCCAGGTAGGCGATCCCGAAAGTAGGACATGGCCAAAAAGCAAGGCGCCATCGAAATCGAGGGCACCGTGATCGAGTCTCTGCCGAACGCGATGTTCAAGGTGGAGCTGCAGAACGGTCACAAGGTCCTCGCGCACATCAGCGGCAAGATGCGGATGCACTACATCCGCATCCTCCCGGATGACCGGGTCGTCGTGGAGCTGTCTCCGTACGACCTGACGCGCGGACGGATCGTCTACCGATACAAGTAACCGCCTGTGGATCTCACCAGACCCGGAGAACCAGACCCATGAAGGTCAAGCCGAGCGTCAAGAAGATCTGCGACAAGTGCAAGGTGATCCGCCGCCACGGCCGGGTCATGGTCATCTGCGAAAACCTGCGCCACAAGCAGCGCCAGGGCTGACGCA
Coding sequences within it:
- the map gene encoding type I methionyl aminopeptidase; this encodes MVEIKTPEQIAKMRAAGLVVAAVHDATRAAAVPGASTRDLDEIAAKVIADHGAKPNFLGYGGFPGTICTSVNDVVVHGIPDRTTVLKDGDVISVDAGAIVDGWHGDAAFTCFVGSGHAPELVELSRVTEESMWAGIAAFRKGNRLEDISRAVESYIRRQPRPSSGKYGIVEDYGGHGIGSEMHMDPHLLNYVSKKRGRGIKLVPGVCLAIEPMVTLGSPATHVMADEWTVRTVDGSKAAHWEHTAALTEAGVIVLTAPDGGRAKLAEFGVTVAPDPLG
- the infA gene encoding translation initiation factor IF-1, with translation MAKKQGAIEIEGTVIESLPNAMFKVELQNGHKVLAHISGKMRMHYIRILPDDRVVVELSPYDLTRGRIVYRYK
- the rpmJ gene encoding 50S ribosomal protein L36, whose product is MKVKPSVKKICDKCKVIRRHGRVMVICENLRHKQRQG